One genomic region from Sphingobacterium multivorum encodes:
- a CDS encoding prolipoprotein diacylglyceryl transferase gives MLVLIEFPVTIDLFGKTFLLHPFMEGLGMFIGMRYYQLLKWKDEESLGHINSLLIVIAAGLGALIGSHIIGSLERPAELLNATHKWTYIWVNNTIIGGLAGGLVAVEGMKKIMGKKESTGDRMVFPLITAIAIGRIGCFYTGVFEQTYGLPTTSPLGMYLGDAYKRHPVALYEIAFLLLLFVTLQLFKRRYNYRNGVLFQLFMLSYFGFRFLLDFIKPRAIILLGLSTIQITCIVVIIYYIYLLKNERLIKK, from the coding sequence ATGCTTGTGCTAATTGAATTTCCGGTTACGATAGATTTGTTTGGAAAAACATTTCTCTTACATCCTTTTATGGAAGGGTTGGGGATGTTTATAGGGATGCGTTATTACCAACTGCTCAAATGGAAGGATGAGGAAAGTTTAGGGCATATCAATTCACTTCTTATTGTTATTGCTGCCGGCTTAGGCGCTTTAATCGGCTCGCATATTATCGGTTCCCTCGAGCGTCCTGCTGAGTTGCTCAATGCGACACATAAATGGACTTACATCTGGGTGAATAATACGATAATCGGTGGTTTGGCAGGAGGTTTGGTTGCCGTAGAAGGGATGAAAAAGATCATGGGTAAAAAAGAAAGTACCGGGGATCGCATGGTCTTTCCTTTAATTACCGCAATTGCCATTGGCAGAATAGGATGTTTTTACACGGGTGTGTTCGAGCAGACCTACGGTTTACCCACTACCTCTCCATTGGGGATGTACTTGGGCGATGCCTACAAACGGCATCCAGTTGCGCTGTATGAAATCGCATTTTTGCTGCTTTTATTTGTAACGCTCCAACTTTTTAAACGACGATACAATTATCGAAATGGTGTGTTGTTTCAGCTTTTTATGCTTAGTTATTTTGGTTTTCGTTTCCTGCTGGACTTTATTAAGCCGCGGGCAATTATACTTTTGGGGCTAAGTACCATACAAATTACCTGCATCGTGGTGATAATTTATTATATTTATTTATTAAAAAATGAACGTTTAATCAAAAAATAG
- a CDS encoding radical SAM protein, whose protein sequence is MPVRNYTYYDYTISLCPTCLSRVGAKIIIEDEQVFMTKNCPDHGFFKTLIATDVDYYKNIRNYNKASETPLKFDNEVHYGCPYDCGLCVDHEQHSCLSIVEVTDRCNLTCPTCYAMSSPHYGRHRSLEEIEQMFDKIVESEGEPDVVQISGGEPTIHPDFFKILDIAKTKPIKHLMLNTNGIRIANDPGFAEQLATYAPEFEIYLQFDSFRPSVLEKFRGKDLTDVRKKAIDKLNALNLSTTLVVVLEKGTNDDEIGEILEYALQQRCVRGVTFQPVEIAGRNAADAQQHKMTLTEVRQEILNQYSLLDPHDIIPVPCNPDALAMGYILKIGDERIPLTRHIDPAILLNNQSRNTIVYEQDKGVQMQLLDIFSTGISVDKVKPKVNQLLCCLPEVCAPDLDYDNLFRIIIMNFMDAYDFDVRAVKKSCVHIVNKDLKLIPFETMNLFYRDDKIKRLEELKLSDAIRF, encoded by the coding sequence ATGCCAGTAAGAAACTATACGTACTACGATTATACCATTAGCCTATGTCCAACATGCCTTTCGCGTGTGGGTGCCAAGATTATTATCGAGGATGAACAGGTATTTATGACCAAAAACTGTCCCGATCATGGTTTTTTCAAAACGCTGATTGCGACGGATGTTGACTATTATAAGAACATTCGGAATTATAATAAAGCCTCCGAAACACCGTTGAAATTTGACAACGAAGTACATTATGGCTGCCCATACGATTGCGGTTTATGTGTAGATCACGAGCAGCATAGCTGCTTGTCCATTGTTGAGGTCACCGACCGTTGTAATTTGACCTGCCCAACTTGTTACGCCATGTCGTCGCCCCACTACGGACGACATCGCTCGCTGGAAGAGATTGAACAGATGTTTGACAAAATCGTCGAAAGTGAGGGTGAACCAGATGTGGTTCAGATCAGCGGTGGAGAGCCAACCATACACCCTGATTTTTTTAAGATTTTAGACATTGCGAAGACAAAACCTATTAAGCATCTCATGCTCAATACGAATGGTATCCGAATTGCCAATGATCCCGGTTTTGCTGAGCAACTCGCCACCTATGCGCCTGAATTTGAAATCTATCTCCAGTTTGATTCTTTTCGCCCATCCGTGCTCGAAAAGTTTCGGGGCAAAGATCTCACGGATGTCCGAAAAAAGGCCATTGACAAATTAAATGCGCTCAATCTGAGTACAACATTGGTTGTGGTCTTAGAAAAGGGAACCAATGATGATGAAATCGGGGAAATCTTGGAGTACGCTTTACAACAGCGATGTGTACGCGGGGTAACTTTTCAACCGGTGGAAATTGCCGGGCGAAATGCCGCCGATGCACAGCAGCATAAAATGACACTGACTGAGGTACGTCAGGAAATCCTGAATCAATATTCCCTATTGGATCCACATGATATTATTCCTGTTCCTTGTAATCCTGATGCCTTGGCGATGGGTTATATCCTAAAGATAGGCGATGAGCGGATACCCTTGACCCGGCATATTGATCCGGCTATTTTATTAAATAACCAATCGCGCAATACCATTGTCTATGAACAGGACAAAGGGGTTCAGATGCAATTGCTGGATATATTTAGCACCGGAATTTCGGTGGATAAGGTAAAGCCGAAAGTAAATCAATTGCTTTGCTGTTTGCCGGAAGTGTGCGCACCTGATCTTGATTACGATAATCTTTTCCGTATTATCATTATGAATTTTATGGATGCCTACGATTTTGATGTTCGTGCGGTTAAGAAATCTTGTGTCCACATCGTCAATAAAGACTTGAAGTTGATTCCTTTTGAGACGATGAATTTATTTTATCGTGATGATAAAATAAAACGGCTGGAAGAACTAAAACTCTCGGATGCTATTCGATTTTAA
- a CDS encoding mechanosensitive ion channel family protein, whose amino-acid sequence MAFDYLLPGKKINKIRSMKLGIVKRFIFVLSLLAFQLHGFAQDSVQVRKNQIGDRTANHSSLSRRSNVDSTRVGNDSLRNELRNDLRKVNLNFLSNIRTASMAELIAQLNEKSNGYLTTNAGSAKDSIALIKNSIHEEISQLKSIKGSISNYSNSLNVTADQIKTLINRYDISANNHSRAYQYLDNAQLKLAAKQDSLEAINRTIDELIAKNQRHLIRIEAVHEIKTGSKKADSVTAKSSIWKANTAAISKDVILNNIRSNYSNNKSIDKYVNRTDWASRILLIVLGLGYCYWIVRVSYVLRQNDPEHKLAIDAVVGKTIIFLLTLLPFVNFFTPSFILQASQLVVMLIFMFLLRHRMSGLQRKIAIILIVFYILDVFVNMIVSDDLFLRIVCIAFNLIALGLVSYTKRRIKNADSPGYISNFIYVIFAILNVTAITLNIIGHVEHSRSFSIACAVGLVQSFTLQYFSDMIKADVRNQFKKDRLTSGFWMRFNEQRTLAIITEILRIVCVLLAIIVLANNLQFIESLLALSETFFGKVRSIGSISFTLGNLVVAVLLLLVANWFQKNISLIVLGGEDGQLSQVYNQKMTLFPLFRLAIILIGFFMAISALGMSLDKLTVVIGALSVGIGLGMQNIINNFVSGIILVFDKPFRVGDQIELADKKGRVKEIGIRASVLKTGDGADVIIPNGDLLSGRVVNWTLSQEYSKTSFVLHIDRKADLDQAKQWIKDAMENSDHFIKDRDSGISIQDISAEMIYLSVSGWVNFAANASAFKNDVLLVLYKKFEAEGLKFYSVIPPKN is encoded by the coding sequence ATGGCATTTGACTACCTATTGCCGGGAAAGAAAATCAACAAAATTAGAAGTATGAAATTGGGCATTGTTAAGCGTTTTATTTTTGTCTTAAGTCTCTTGGCTTTTCAGCTGCACGGATTTGCACAGGACTCCGTTCAGGTTCGGAAGAATCAGATAGGCGATCGCACGGCGAACCATAGCAGCCTAAGTAGACGGTCGAATGTGGATTCGACACGGGTTGGAAATGACTCACTGCGGAATGAACTACGCAATGATCTGCGCAAAGTAAATCTAAACTTTTTATCCAATATTCGTACGGCTTCCATGGCTGAGCTTATCGCGCAGCTGAATGAAAAATCCAATGGCTACTTGACAACGAATGCTGGATCGGCTAAAGATAGTATTGCTTTAATAAAAAATAGTATCCATGAAGAAATCAGCCAGCTGAAGTCTATTAAAGGCAGTATCAGCAATTATTCCAATAGCCTCAATGTGACAGCAGATCAGATCAAGACGCTGATCAACCGCTATGATATCAGTGCCAATAATCACAGTAGAGCGTATCAATATCTCGACAATGCGCAGCTTAAACTAGCTGCAAAACAAGATTCGCTGGAAGCGATCAATCGGACGATTGATGAACTTATTGCTAAAAATCAACGTCATCTGATTCGGATCGAAGCCGTTCACGAAATAAAAACCGGAAGCAAAAAAGCCGATTCCGTGACCGCTAAAAGTTCGATATGGAAAGCCAATACGGCAGCCATCTCTAAAGATGTGATCTTAAATAATATCCGGAGTAATTACAGTAACAATAAGTCGATAGACAAATATGTGAATCGCACGGATTGGGCGAGCCGTATCCTGTTGATTGTACTGGGATTGGGTTATTGCTACTGGATTGTACGGGTGTCTTATGTCCTTCGGCAAAATGATCCTGAACATAAACTTGCGATTGACGCAGTTGTTGGGAAAACCATTATTTTTCTCCTGACACTGTTGCCCTTTGTAAACTTCTTTACACCAAGTTTCATTTTGCAGGCTTCCCAATTGGTCGTTATGTTAATCTTCATGTTTTTGCTCAGGCATCGCATGAGTGGATTGCAGCGTAAAATTGCCATTATCCTTATTGTATTCTATATCCTGGATGTATTTGTCAATATGATCGTAAGCGACGACCTGTTTTTACGTATCGTTTGTATTGCCTTCAATTTGATTGCTTTAGGATTGGTCAGTTATACGAAACGGCGTATAAAGAATGCGGATAGTCCGGGCTATATCAGTAATTTTATTTATGTGATTTTTGCGATACTCAACGTGACGGCAATTACGCTGAATATTATTGGGCATGTGGAGCATTCACGTAGTTTTAGTATTGCCTGTGCTGTGGGGCTTGTACAGTCTTTTACACTTCAGTATTTTTCGGATATGATTAAGGCAGATGTCCGTAATCAGTTTAAAAAAGATCGGTTGACTTCCGGTTTTTGGATGCGTTTCAACGAGCAGCGTACCTTGGCAATCATCACCGAAATTCTGCGTATTGTGTGTGTGCTTTTGGCGATCATTGTCCTGGCAAATAACTTACAGTTTATTGAAAGTTTATTGGCACTAAGCGAAACATTCTTCGGAAAAGTACGCAGCATCGGCAGCATCTCTTTTACCTTAGGAAATCTTGTTGTAGCAGTTTTATTACTGTTGGTGGCCAATTGGTTTCAGAAGAATATCAGTTTGATCGTTCTCGGTGGTGAAGACGGTCAGCTCAGCCAGGTCTATAATCAGAAGATGACCTTATTTCCGCTCTTTCGCTTGGCCATTATTTTGATCGGTTTCTTTATGGCCATCTCGGCCCTGGGCATGAGTTTGGACAAACTTACGGTCGTGATTGGCGCATTGAGTGTTGGTATCGGGCTCGGCATGCAGAACATCATCAATAATTTTGTTTCGGGCATAATTCTGGTTTTTGATAAGCCGTTTCGCGTTGGTGATCAAATTGAGCTTGCCGATAAAAAAGGGCGCGTCAAGGAAATCGGTATACGCGCTAGTGTTTTAAAAACGGGAGATGGTGCAGATGTCATTATTCCAAATGGTGATTTACTGTCGGGAAGGGTTGTCAATTGGACCTTATCCCAAGAATACAGCAAGACAAGTTTTGTTCTCCATATCGATCGGAAAGCAGATTTAGACCAAGCCAAACAATGGATTAAGGACGCGATGGAAAATAGCGACCATTTTATCAAGGATAGAGATAGCGGAATCAGCATACAGGACATCAGTGCGGAGATGATCTACCTGAGTGTTTCCGGTTGGGTAAATTTTGCTGCCAATGCTTCCGCCTTTAAAAATGATGTCTTACTTGTATTATATAAGAAGTTTGAAGCGGAGGGCTTGAAGTTTTATAGTGTCATTCCGCCCAAAAATTAA
- a CDS encoding AraC family transcriptional regulator: protein MRKKQFEPLRISEFIEDSFHLPPHEQNYYELVYIRSGTGTHVINKFELNYKRGDVFLISPADKHYFNIEEKTHFLFILFTDTYFLQNKRNQKRYAWIMELMNDRGLKERKLDMDEHYRLIYTHILEAVRLYSHTSVSERSDWLFDQLVAIFGLYKEIADTQRLPQQHELYVGRSISAYIHQHIFSPEQLQVSLLAQKFNIAPSYFGIYFKKNFGSSLRAYINTYRIELIENRLKSKDYTLKQIAAELGFTDESHLSHFYKRAKGYSPLHYRTHLTK, encoded by the coding sequence ATGCGCAAAAAACAGTTTGAGCCTTTGCGGATCAGTGAATTTATTGAGGATAGCTTTCATTTGCCTCCACATGAGCAGAATTATTATGAGCTTGTTTATATTCGTTCGGGCACAGGAACCCATGTGATCAACAAATTTGAACTGAATTATAAACGTGGCGATGTATTTTTAATTAGTCCGGCAGACAAGCATTATTTTAATATTGAAGAAAAGACACATTTTCTGTTTATTTTATTTACAGATACCTACTTCCTGCAGAATAAACGCAATCAAAAGCGCTACGCCTGGATTATGGAGCTGATGAATGACCGGGGATTAAAGGAACGCAAATTGGATATGGACGAGCATTATCGCCTGATTTACACCCATATCCTCGAAGCGGTCCGATTGTATAGTCATACGAGCGTCAGCGAGCGTTCGGACTGGCTATTTGATCAACTCGTCGCAATCTTTGGACTCTATAAAGAAATAGCAGATACGCAACGTTTACCCCAGCAGCATGAACTATATGTTGGCCGATCGATTTCGGCCTACATTCATCAGCATATTTTTTCGCCCGAACAACTTCAGGTCAGCCTACTGGCTCAGAAATTCAATATTGCCCCATCCTATTTTGGTATCTACTTTAAGAAGAACTTCGGCAGCAGTTTAAGAGCGTATATCAATACCTATCGGATCGAACTCATCGAAAACAGACTTAAATCGAAAGATTATACGTTGAAACAAATTGCTGCAGAACTCGGATTTACCGACGAGAGCCATCTTTCCCATTTCTACAAACGCGCCAAGGGTTATAGCCCTTTACATTACCGAACACATCTGACTAAATAG
- a CDS encoding AEC family transporter: MVNFIMIAFCIAAGMLLRRTNLIHSEAHKGINTWILYFALPAVSFKYIPKIVWSSQLLFPVFSAILVWAGSWLFMEMYCRRKNYKQRSRSSLELAAGYSNTSFIGFPLIIAYFGEAQLPIAIICDQTTFILLSTAGIINALRANAQDGEAIDVKFMLRKLVSFPPLIGCITALMLSQLVDLSVAEPFFDKLVATVGPLALFSIGLQLKFDGWRQQISQISTAMSYKLILAPALVLLFALLLGVKGAVARISIFEAAMPTLVTSGIIAEQYHLNTKLVNLVIGFSIVAGLLTTAFWDFVIRLCFS; the protein is encoded by the coding sequence ATGGTCAATTTTATAATGATAGCATTTTGCATTGCGGCGGGGATGCTGTTGAGGCGAACAAATTTAATTCACTCCGAAGCACATAAAGGGATCAATACCTGGATTCTTTATTTTGCCCTTCCAGCGGTGTCTTTCAAATATATTCCGAAGATTGTATGGTCATCGCAATTACTGTTTCCGGTGTTTTCGGCAATCCTGGTTTGGGCAGGTAGTTGGTTATTTATGGAAATGTACTGTAGGCGTAAAAACTACAAACAGCGTTCGCGCAGTAGTTTGGAATTGGCCGCTGGTTATAGCAATACGTCCTTTATTGGCTTTCCATTGATCATCGCCTATTTTGGCGAAGCCCAGTTGCCGATTGCAATTATTTGCGACCAAACCACATTTATTCTGCTTTCTACAGCTGGAATTATCAATGCACTGCGAGCGAATGCCCAAGATGGCGAGGCGATCGATGTCAAATTTATGCTTCGAAAGTTAGTCAGCTTCCCACCCTTGATCGGTTGTATAACAGCCTTAATGCTGTCGCAATTAGTTGATCTTTCGGTTGCCGAGCCTTTTTTTGATAAGCTGGTGGCGACCGTTGGGCCATTGGCCTTATTTTCTATTGGTTTACAGTTGAAGTTTGACGGTTGGCGACAACAGATTTCGCAGATCAGTACAGCGATGAGTTATAAATTGATTCTTGCCCCAGCATTGGTATTACTATTTGCTTTACTACTTGGTGTAAAGGGTGCTGTTGCGCGGATCAGTATATTCGAAGCGGCAATGCCAACCTTGGTCACTTCAGGAATCATTGCCGAGCAATACCACCTGAATACCAAATTGGTCAATCTGGTGATCGGTTTTAGCATTGTTGCGGGGCTGCTGACAACCGCGTTTTGGGATTTTGTCATTCGACTTTGTTTCTCCTAA
- a CDS encoding DoxX family protein, translated as MNLIHKIEHWGDAHHPQWIDYLRIALGIVIFAKGVSFVNDRDVVQHMIEQSSFHLSSWGAVHYVVFTHLVGGLFLILGFQTRLASLLLFPVLVGAVFFVNITHGFSYLNSELWLSIVVFFLLIFFMVMGSGKYSLDQMMNKPGYKRDI; from the coding sequence ATGAACCTGATACACAAAATTGAGCATTGGGGCGATGCACATCACCCACAATGGATCGATTACCTAAGAATAGCCTTAGGGATCGTTATTTTTGCCAAAGGTGTAAGTTTCGTAAATGATAGGGATGTTGTTCAACACATGATTGAGCAAAGTAGTTTCCATTTATCATCGTGGGGTGCGGTTCACTATGTGGTTTTTACCCATTTGGTAGGCGGGCTGTTCCTTATCTTAGGTTTTCAAACCCGTTTGGCCTCATTACTATTATTTCCGGTACTGGTAGGGGCTGTATTTTTTGTTAATATTACCCACGGGTTTAGTTATTTGAATTCCGAATTGTGGCTTTCTATAGTCGTATTCTTTTTGCTGATCTTTTTTATGGTCATGGGTTCTGGAAAATATTCCCTTGATCAAATGATGAACAAACCAGGATACAAAAGGGATATCTAA
- the purL gene encoding phosphoribosylformylglycinamidine synthase — protein MIHFFENPSNTVYGVQSVNSLSQEDITKLNWLFGNAKKLDDQNLNHYFVGPRAAMVTPWSTNAVEITQNMGIAGIVRIEEFQPVPADFNDFDPMISQKFSMLTQDMYTVNITPEPILEIEDIEAYNKSEGLALNPEEVDYLNNLSTKLGRLLTDSEVFAFSQANSEHCRHKIFNGTFIIDGEEQPTSLFKLIKKTSETNPNEIVSAYKDNVAFVKGPRVTQFAPKSADKPDFYEEKAFDSVLSVKAETHNFPTTVEPFSGAATGSGGEIRDRMAGGQGAIPLAGTAVYMTAYSRLEQNKLDLQAGTVTEPAKELNKTRPWENAMQERQWLYQTPVDILIKASNGASDFGNKFGQPLITGSVLTFEHEEDGRKLGYDKVIMQAGGVGYGKLDQAKKHTPKTGDKVVILGGENYRIGMGGAAVSSADTGAFGSGIELNAIQRSNPEMQKRAANAVRGLVESDHNPIVSIHDHGAGGHLNCLSELVEETGGLIDLDALPVGDPTLSAKEIIGNESQERMGLVIAEDDIDTLKRVADRERAPMYTVGDVTGDHRFTFESKSTGEKPMDYALEDFFGSSPKTFMRDKTVVRNYADLAYDAANIPSYLNQVLQLEAVASKDWLTNKVDRCVGGRVAKQQCAGPLQLPLNNVGVMALDYKGKEGIATTIGHSPVAALVDPAAASRTAIAESLSNIVFAPIKNGLAGISLSANWMWAANNEGEDARLYQAVKACSDFAIALGINIPTGKDSLSMKQKYPNGENVIAPGTLIISAAGNCTDITKVVEPVLNKKAGSIYYINLSKDQFKLGGSSFAQIINKLGTEVPTIQDAAYFKTAFNTVQQLIQEGQIEAGHDVGSGGLITTLLEMTFADVNLGANYDLSALHEPDSVKAFFNENIALVLQAKDDAAFEAIVKDAGVDAVKIGQVIEGNTVTIKNQEASFSFDVAATRDVWFTTSFLLDSKQSKNGTAQQRFDNYKHQPLAFTFPSQFDGKKPKIDGTKARPKAAILREKGSNSEREMANAMFLAGFDVKDVHMTDLITGRETLEDIQFIGAVGGFSNSDVLGSAKGWAGAFLYNEKAKKALTDFFARPDTLSIGICNGCQLFMELEMINPEHEIHGKMLHNTSGKHESNFVSVKVQENNSVMLSTLAGSTLGVWISHGEGKFNLPYAEEQYNIVAKYAYEQYPHNPNGSDYNTAMVCDKTGRHLATMPHIERSVFQWHWANYPKGRQDEVSPWIEAFVNARQWIDEQGK, from the coding sequence ATGATTCATTTCTTTGAGAACCCATCGAACACTGTATATGGTGTTCAAAGCGTAAACTCTTTATCACAAGAAGACATTACTAAACTCAACTGGCTATTCGGCAACGCCAAAAAACTAGACGACCAAAACCTTAACCATTACTTTGTAGGACCCCGTGCCGCGATGGTGACTCCCTGGAGTACCAATGCAGTAGAAATCACACAAAATATGGGCATTGCAGGAATTGTTCGTATAGAAGAATTTCAACCGGTACCAGCGGATTTCAATGACTTCGATCCAATGATTTCACAAAAGTTCAGTATGTTGACGCAGGACATGTATACCGTCAACATTACACCTGAACCGATATTGGAAATTGAAGACATCGAGGCCTACAACAAATCTGAGGGCCTAGCGCTAAATCCAGAAGAAGTAGATTACCTCAATAACCTTTCGACCAAATTGGGTCGTCTGCTTACAGACTCGGAAGTATTCGCTTTTTCGCAAGCGAATTCTGAACACTGTAGACACAAGATTTTCAATGGTACTTTTATCATTGATGGCGAAGAGCAACCAACTTCCCTCTTTAAATTAATTAAAAAGACTTCTGAAACCAATCCGAACGAGATTGTTTCTGCTTATAAAGATAACGTTGCCTTTGTCAAAGGTCCACGTGTCACACAATTTGCGCCTAAATCGGCCGACAAACCTGATTTTTACGAAGAGAAAGCATTTGATTCCGTTTTATCCGTAAAAGCTGAAACACACAATTTCCCAACTACTGTAGAACCATTTTCGGGTGCTGCTACTGGATCAGGTGGTGAAATCCGCGACCGTATGGCCGGTGGCCAAGGAGCGATTCCATTGGCGGGTACTGCCGTATACATGACTGCTTATTCGCGATTGGAACAAAATAAATTGGACCTTCAGGCAGGAACAGTTACTGAACCGGCAAAGGAACTCAACAAAACGCGTCCATGGGAAAATGCGATGCAAGAACGTCAATGGTTGTACCAAACCCCGGTTGACATCCTGATCAAAGCTTCCAACGGTGCTTCTGACTTCGGTAATAAGTTTGGTCAGCCCTTAATTACGGGTTCTGTATTGACCTTCGAGCATGAAGAGGATGGCCGTAAACTTGGTTACGACAAAGTCATTATGCAAGCCGGCGGTGTTGGCTATGGAAAACTGGATCAGGCAAAAAAACATACGCCGAAAACTGGTGATAAAGTTGTTATCCTAGGTGGTGAAAATTACCGCATCGGAATGGGTGGCGCTGCTGTATCTTCTGCAGATACAGGGGCATTTGGTTCTGGAATTGAGCTTAATGCCATTCAACGTTCCAATCCCGAAATGCAAAAACGTGCAGCGAATGCTGTTCGTGGCTTAGTAGAGTCTGATCATAACCCCATTGTCTCTATTCACGATCATGGTGCAGGTGGCCACCTAAACTGCTTATCTGAACTTGTTGAAGAGACCGGCGGTTTAATTGACCTGGATGCACTTCCTGTAGGCGATCCTACCCTATCCGCAAAAGAAATTATCGGTAATGAATCGCAAGAACGTATGGGACTTGTGATCGCTGAAGATGATATTGACACCTTAAAACGTGTTGCCGATCGCGAACGTGCACCAATGTACACCGTAGGTGATGTCACTGGCGACCACCGCTTTACTTTCGAATCAAAAAGTACGGGTGAAAAACCAATGGATTACGCCCTTGAAGATTTCTTTGGCTCATCGCCAAAAACTTTCATGCGCGATAAAACCGTAGTTCGCAATTACGCTGATCTTGCTTATGATGCAGCCAACATTCCAAGCTACTTAAACCAAGTATTACAACTGGAAGCTGTTGCTTCCAAAGATTGGTTAACCAATAAAGTAGACCGTTGTGTTGGTGGCCGTGTTGCCAAACAACAATGTGCGGGTCCATTGCAATTGCCGTTGAATAACGTCGGTGTTATGGCATTGGATTATAAAGGTAAAGAAGGTATTGCGACAACAATAGGTCACTCCCCTGTGGCGGCCTTAGTGGATCCGGCTGCGGCAAGCAGAACGGCTATTGCCGAATCGCTTTCCAACATCGTATTTGCCCCAATCAAAAATGGTCTTGCAGGAATCTCCCTATCGGCCAACTGGATGTGGGCGGCCAATAATGAAGGTGAAGACGCCCGCTTATACCAAGCTGTTAAAGCCTGCTCGGATTTTGCCATCGCGTTGGGAATCAATATCCCCACGGGAAAAGATTCTTTGTCGATGAAGCAAAAATATCCAAACGGCGAAAACGTCATTGCCCCTGGCACATTGATCATTTCTGCCGCAGGAAACTGTACTGATATTACCAAAGTGGTTGAACCTGTGCTGAACAAAAAGGCTGGATCAATCTATTACATCAACTTATCAAAAGATCAGTTCAAATTAGGCGGTTCGTCATTTGCACAAATCATCAATAAATTAGGTACTGAAGTTCCGACCATTCAAGATGCTGCTTACTTTAAAACAGCATTCAATACCGTACAGCAATTAATTCAAGAAGGACAGATCGAAGCTGGTCACGACGTCGGATCGGGTGGCTTGATTACCACCTTATTGGAAATGACCTTTGCCGATGTTAATCTTGGCGCCAACTATGACCTTTCGGCATTACATGAACCGGATAGCGTAAAAGCCTTCTTTAATGAAAATATCGCCTTGGTGTTGCAGGCAAAAGACGATGCGGCCTTCGAAGCGATCGTGAAAGATGCCGGTGTAGACGCGGTTAAAATTGGTCAGGTGATCGAAGGGAATACAGTGACGATTAAAAATCAAGAAGCTTCCTTTAGCTTTGATGTTGCTGCAACACGTGATGTATGGTTTACGACGTCCTTCCTTTTGGATTCCAAGCAATCTAAAAATGGAACTGCACAACAACGTTTTGATAATTATAAACACCAACCCCTAGCCTTTACTTTCCCAAGTCAATTTGATGGTAAGAAACCAAAAATCGACGGAACTAAAGCACGTCCGAAAGCGGCAATCCTTCGTGAGAAGGGTTCCAACTCCGAACGCGAAATGGCAAATGCCATGTTCTTGGCCGGCTTTGATGTGAAAGATGTACACATGACCGATTTGATCACTGGTCGTGAGACATTGGAAGACATCCAATTTATCGGTGCCGTCGGAGGCTTCTCGAACTCAGATGTATTGGGTTCGGCAAAAGGTTGGGCCGGTGCTTTCCTTTACAATGAAAAAGCGAAAAAAGCCTTAACCGATTTCTTTGCTCGTCCGGATACACTTTCGATTGGTATCTGTAATGGCTGTCAGTTATTTATGGAACTTGAAATGATCAATCCTGAGCATGAAATCCATGGAAAAATGCTACACAATACTTCAGGAAAACACGAGTCAAACTTTGTATCTGTAAAAGTTCAGGAAAACAATTCGGTCATGTTATCGACACTAGCTGGAAGTACCTTAGGGGTTTGGATTTCACACGGGGAAGGAAAATTCAATCTTCCGTATGCGGAAGAGCAATACAATATCGTGGCAAAATATGCTTATGAGCAATATCCGCATAACCCAAATGGTTCGGATTATAATACAGCAATGGTCTGCGACAAGACTGGCCGCCACTTGGCTACCATGCCACATATTGAGCGTTCGGTATTCCAATGGCATTGGGCAAATTATCCAAAAGGTCGTCAGGACGAAGTTTCTCCTTGGATTGAAGCATTCGTTAATGCACGCCAATGGATTGACGAGCAAGGCAAATAA